The stretch of DNA gaaattctAACAAATACCAGTGACAAAAGAAATACCATTGATGAGTGTGAGTTCTACAAAATGTTATCatacaaacaatttttttaagaaatgttATGCATCACCGTTAGGTTTCCGTTTAATACTATAGTATCAATATTGTATTAATAGCAGAAATAGATGGAATCCTAACGACGATGACATTTTCTAGAAAAATCTGTTTGTACGTACgatgacattttttaaaactcaCACTTGTCAATGGTATTTCTTGGAGTTAGACGTTTatcaatgacattttttagattttttcaattaaatttttctatttcttggAGTTAGACCTAATTCAAAAGGGAATgggctttaaaaaaatataataacttaATTACCTGctcattatttatttcatgCATGAATTAGGTCACCAGAAGGAATAGAGTGGCTTAGCTAGCTACCTACTCTTTGTTTACATACGGATCGTTGCCATTAGATGCTGGCTTGGTAGATAATTAGCATGGTTGAGCTATTGTATTCGTGTGGGTAGAAGTGATGTCATTAAGGATTAATCgagttgctatattttttagttatatatatcttcGGCAGAGCTTACGTACTCTTAGGTTATATGAATGAGAAACACCGTTAGCACGcgataattataaaatttaaaattagatttatattatttattgaagAAAATGTTAAAGGAAAagacttgaaaaaaaaaggcatccTGTTCCACAGTTTGAGACGCCGATTACGGTAAACCAGTAAGCAGATTTCGCCAATAAACCATATAAGATTCAttatttaaagatttttttacatccttaaaaaagtatatcaagataccatatttttcattataaaaatttaatttattgataagaattttgaactaaattttttggtaTCCCAAAATACTTCTCAATGACTGGAAAAAATcccttatttaaaatatattaattttaactttgaatGTTAACCAAGAAGTTTGAAACGAACCAAATCGTTAGGCGCATCCGCCCAGCTGAACATAGGCCTATggaatatttttctccacCCACAATGTATTTCTAAGACCAACATGGTGATAGGCCCCTTGCaatttgaaatttcattttCATGTAGAGCAAGTCATATAGTATCTCGCGGGCTTGCTTCGACGAAACTTGGACAGCCAAAAATTAGGTGCGCAGGGGGCGCACCCCCACTCGCCTACACTCCCTTTCCCGATGGCAGACCCGTGCGCACAGCACGCATCGGACTGCAGTCGCACGCTCGGCTCCCATCGCACACGCCGAACGGATCAAAGCGTCTAGCGGCTCGGCTCCCAATCCCACACGGCGGCTCGCCCATCTCCCATCGCGCTCGTTCTGTAATCTTCTATAATCTGGGTTAAAATCTATACACTGTATCCTTCATTAATCTGTACACTTTTTATCCTTCCGTAATCTGTACACTTTTTAtctgaaatatatatggtatGTTTGTTCTAGAATATGCAATACGATGGATgtgctaaataaaatatgattgtCTCTCTAATTCgctcaaaaaattaaatctaaaatatcGTGTAATTTGGGTTAAAATCTAGAAGGGGATGAGTTGATCTGAACTGCAAATATATTTGGAGTAACCAGACAAATTATGATctccatgcatatatagcaCCATATGTACTAATTTCACTAAATGCACACTGTAGCGTAATCCGGGCTAAAATATGCAATAAGTGAATTTTGTTATGATAAGTTGATCTGGacaagaaatataatttaggacGAGACAGCGAAGGGGAACAGAGCGTGATGGTAGATGGGCTAGCCGCCGTGTGCGATTGGGAGCCGAGCCGCAAGACGCTTCGATCTGTTCGGCGTGTGCGATGGGAGCCGAGTGCGCGGCTGCCGTCCGATCCGTGGTGTGCACACGCGTCTGCCATCGGGATAGAGAGTGCAGGCGAGTGGGGGTGCGCCCCCCGCGcacctaatttttttccaacttGGACGCCGCGTGCGTTCTCACCGCGTCGTCGTCAAATCGCCAAACTTTCCAATTATATAAAGCGGGGTCACACATGTACATCGCCACAGAAGCTAACCGTAAACAAGCACACGACCGCAAGAGCGCATACATGGCGTTATCTGTGGAGAAGTGGGTGGGGTTCGGGTCGGCCATGGCTGGCGTCGGCTTGCTTTGGTCCAGGATGCCAGAGCACTTCCATGAGGAGGCTAGGTACATCATCAGTAGCTTGGTCCCCATGGCGATGTCCTACTTCAACCCCTACGAGCAGGTCATCGTCCCCGAGTACGGCGACGAGCGGTTCCGCCGGAACAAGCTGTTCGACGCCGTCTCCACCTACATGAGCAGCGTGCGCTTGGAGGGTGCAAGCAGGCTCAAGGCCGAGCTCAGCTACAGCAGCAAAGACGACCCGGTTATCAGTCTGGACGAGAACCAGGAGGTCGCCGACAGCTTCGACGGTGCCCGCGTGTGGTGGAGGTTGTGCCCCAAGGCCTCCAAGAACCGGGGGAGCACCATCATAACCCTCCATGGCCGCGACGCGGACGAAGAGCCACGGTGCTACAGGCTGGTGTTCCACAAGCGCCACCGCCAGCTCGTTCTCAGCAAGTACCTGCCCAGCATCATCCAGCAGTGGCGCGTGCTAATCGCCGAGAACAAAAAGAGGCAACTGTTCACGAACCACATCGTAAACGGGAGGCCCACGTGGAGCAATGTGCCATACAATCCGTCGGCGACGTTCGACCATCTCGCCATGGACCACGCGAAGAAAGTTGAGATCATAAACGATCTTACAGCGTTCAAGATGGGGCAGGACTACTACTCCAAGGTCGGCAAGGCGTGGAAGCGAGGCTACCTTCTGTACGGGCCACCGGGCACGGGAAAGTCTACCATGATCGGAGCTATGGCCGACTTCCTCGACTACGACGTCTACGACCTCGACCTAACATCGATCAACGGCAACGCCGACCTGCGGAAGCTCTTCCTTGAGACGACGGACAAGTCCATCATCGTTATTGAGGACATCGACGCGATCGATGTTGAACTCTCCACCAAGCGGAAGGAGGGCAAGGCAGCCAACGGCGGTGAGGGAAACGATAACCATGTTCTGATAAAGGTGTGCGATAAGGAAATCGGAAAAAGCAAAGTGACCCTCTCGGGGCTGCTTAACATCATGGACGGGCTGTGGTCCGCGTGCGGCAGCGAGCGGATCTTCGTGTTCACGACGAACCACGTCGACCAGCTCGACCCGGCGCTGATCCGCAGCGGGAGGATGGACAAGCTCATCGAGCTGTCCTACTGCCGGTCCGAGGCCTTCAAGATGCTCGCCAAGACCTACCTGGAGATTGACGACCACTCACTATTCGGTGAAATCGGTCGACTGCTCGACGAGACCAACACGACTCCGGCAGAAGTAGCCGATAGCCTCATGCTGCGGCGCGAGAGTAACGATGAAATCGGTCGAGTGCTCGACGAAATCGGCGGGGCACCGGCAGACGTGGCTGATAATCTCATGCTGCggtggaagaggaagagggccGCGGACGAATGCTTGGAAAGTTTACGGGAAACACTGAAGAAGGCAAAGATGGAGTCCGCAACACCACCTATATGAATTCAATGGAAGAGGTGAACAAGGTTGACTAGGGGTCGGATATATGATGAGGGATGCTAGGTCTTTGCATGTGTGTGTTGTGGGAAATTTCCAGCTTGGCCTGCTGTAATATCAGTTATATGCTCTAAATCCATTATTTCACGCTCTAGAATATAATTCgacctgtccttgtaaattttgataaataatgtttctatatatatatatatatatatatatatatatacggtgGCGCCACAGAAACGCTGCGTGCTACGAAGCAACGTAACACGTCACACAAcgatcaaccaaccaacctcCACTTCAGCCCACCTCagtcccaccaccaccacccccaacAAAAACTagtggagttaaaaaataactgataGAAGCCCGCCCTCCTCCTAGCACTACAATACACTgtgaagttaaaatttaactgatgacaatataaaagaaatgtGTGCGTTTACTGGTTgagaagttaaaaattaactttcatCACACATTCAACCCCACCACCAGTGTGttagatataaattaattcatatgTCTAGCATATGTTGTGTTGTTgataagttaaactttaactgTATTGTATAATAGCGTGATGTGCGTGCTTGGTGGTGGAGGTgtcagttaaaaaataatcaatatgtgTGCAATGTGtttttgagttaaaaattaactcgcATTCACTTGCTTGTATTCGTGCTTcagtaagttaaaatttgaccgAAAGGAGTCAAAGCTTAACTCACCTTAATTATTCGAGGGCACCCTGTAAGTagtttaaaaagttaaaatttaactgcaaCGTGCAAAGGTGTGGTGGTTGCTCTGTTTGTTGGTGGTGTGGGGTCTAGTTTGGTCGTGGTGTATCCCGCAATGTTCATTACGTATCACTCAAAGCGTTgtatagcatatatatatatatatatatatatatatatatatatatttgtttttataaaattactgACTTGTATTTAACGTCATTACTAGAAATCAAGAGTTTCCCAAGTGACATATACTCTAgagaataagaaaaaaaccaTAGGGATATTATTCCCCTTCTTATTATGCTAGGGAATTACATCTAGGGAAAGTCTTGTGGGGAAAGAAGTGTTTCCCTAGAGTCCTCTTTTCAAACTCAAGGGGACAAATTCTTTCCCTATGGTTACAGGGGCTAGGGAACTAAAACTCAGGTTTCCTACATGGCATTTGGTTGCCAACATGGAAAGTACATAGCCCTAGGGTTTGTAGTTTAATCTACACCCTAGGGAAACATTTCCTGTGgatatttcataatttctcTATTACTAGTATAATAGCATGTCCGTGCATACTAAAAGtggtattttattaataatgaaattaatacACACATATGTAAAAACATGTTAGATCAATTAGCCATACGACACTCAAGTCCAAATTCAGTAATGCCACTGGGTTTGATAGTCTCAACTAATTTATCCTATTACATGTATAGAATTTACTCCTATGCAACATTTTCATGTTGGCTACAATCCAGCAAAAGATCATCATGTAGCGTAGATTCATTCCTTGCATTAGCTAGACTTGCTAAAGCAGAATGCTTGTCCACAAGGGACCAAAAGAATAATAATCATTACCTGCATTAGCTAGAGTTGCTAAAGCAGAGTAATTGTCCACAAGGGaccaaaaaaatactaattaagTAGCTAAcaagttttaatattttaaaggaGACTAAATCAGAATGGGTCAATTTCATCATCCAAATTTGGAGAGGAACTTTCTGCTTCGTTGCACATTGCACTTAAGTAGCCTCCGAACATTCCTTTAGCAACCACATTGAATGCACTCTCTTGGTTTTCCAGTTCAACAAGGGCAATCATGTTATGATCATGCTGTAAAATAGGTCCATTGCAAAATTAGTAATTTGCAGGCCATGTtctaaataagaaaaattcaaTCAGAAGataataacataataaatatattggttcaatcatataattgttttacagagaaaattttcaactacATCATAATCAGCTAGTGATAATGCAAAGttaaacaaatcataatataCATAGGACAATAACATGATAATTTAACCTAAACAATTGTTCACctgaataaaaatgtttttttgttacaCCTTTTTAACAtgcaaaatatgaaataagtCTTGTTCATGGCAAGCAATTATCTCATGCAAATTATTTGCATAGCATTTTATAATTTCAGCTAAATTCAGATAAAACCATTGTATTAGGATAACTATATGGGAAAATGTCTTGGCCACAACTAAGTTTCAGTTAAAGTGTTGCATGATTGGAAGTAGGAAGTAGCTATTATTAATACCAAAACAGACACTTATGAATAAAGAACACCGATGGCCTGAATGCATCAAtgcatcaaaaaaataaaaatgtgtaCCAAGAACTGCACATACAAGAATAGGAGATTCATTGGGAGAGCCtggaggagatggtggtggAGGAAATGGAGGTGGAATTTCATTAGCAGGAACACCTTGGTTGGTAGCAAGAGTCTAAAAACAATAAGTGTGTGTCAACACAATATAGTTTATTTAGGATAAACCTGAATAAAATTAGTATTGTGAGTAGAGGTAGAGTACTGCACCACAAGAAGCTTATGCATGCCATTGCAATGATCATACAAGCCTAAACCCCATGATAAGACACTCTTAGCATGATCCTCTGTTCTCCGAATCTTTTCAGACTGCcttcttttctcattttcaTCTTGTTCTTGACAAAGACGCTTACGAACAACGGAGGAAGCTCTACCAACTCTAACCTCATCAATAgcctctttatcattaataagcCCATTAAATGTTGCCCATCTACCATGTCCCTTCCTGGCAGAGCAATTGTATAGAGCTTGAGGATCAACAGGATTATTCTTCCAATTGTATTCTTTCCCACGTAATCTAGCAACATTTGTTCTATAATCCTtctacaaaacaaaattcaataaatttgtatgattgcccatataaatgataaatcatgttaaaatgCATGATCTCCAACAATAACAAATGTGTGTTCATATACATCACAGTAAATAAGTTAGTGCACATGATAAATCAGATAAACAAGCAAGTACCAGACACTCGGTGGCTTCCTCAGTGTTCAGTTCATCAGGGTTATTTGGATCGGCCCCTCTATGTGTGTAGACCCACGCCTCAATCTTACTTATGTCCCGCCCTTCTCTCATAGACTGTGAAATTAaccagaaaaatatttaaattgctaTCTTTTGGAGTTTATGTAACGAAAACAAGTTAAGATTAAACATTTCACCATTTTTTGTCTTATTGTCGCAATGGAGTTAGAACCACCCTTATGAGGCTTATATTTTGAGCTGGTTCTATTGGCATGACTtttctctgattttttaatcCAGGAAGGATCACACCATTCATCAACTAGAACAGCCCAAGCCTCCTGAGTGCACCATTTAGGTTTTTGTGCTATGTACTCATTTCTTAGTAGATAACAGTGCCCAGCAGCCTTGTCTGatatctttttttgtttttcaacttTGCGACAGTGGTCTATTATGGCATTGATCCTAGCATAGTACATGACACTTGTGATGAGAACCTTGCAGCACCTTCCAACATGTTGTCTTGCAGCTTCTGCTGAGGTTCACACCTAAACCTTAGCTGTGCACAAAAGAGGTAAATTAGGTTCACAGTATCTTATATAACTatcatatgaaattaaaaaatgtgtGCAGAAACATAGAAACAAtggaaaaagaatatataataggtgaattttattttacccaGAAATTATCTTCAACTTCATTGGCAACAGAACGGCCACTTGTGTCCTTTTGAGCTTCATAATGCAGCCATTTCTTTGCCACCAATGTTTTTCCTTTGTAGTTAACAATTCCAGGATGATATTCCCTTAGGAGACATGACAATACACTTGCTGGCTTCCGGCCTTTATGTAATATAGGGAGTTCAATCCAGTGGCTAGAAGGAAGCAATATATGTTTAGTATGTAAATAAGTATTGTATGGGATTCAAGTGGGGAAGAAAAAGACTTACGTATTGCCATCAGGTTCAATCAATGGGCGATCTTTCTCATTAGGAATAGCAGGTGGAAGTTCAAAAAGACCCCGTAAGTAACCCTCATCCTCAATAAGATTCTCAATAGCTACTGAGTTCTCGATAGGACGGCATTGCCTTCTTCCAAGTGTCATCctacaaataataaatatatgggaATTAGACAATATTGTAAATTGCAAAGTTATAAATAAGGAAAGGGAGGATTGTTTGGTGAATTGAATGCActcacaatatatatttataataccaatactaaaatataaaattacaaatcatCAATGTCTTCTTGGTAATTTTCAACATATATTTCAGGACATGATTCTGTATCAGACATGTTTTCTTCGTCTTTATCAGATGGATGATCATGCCCTATACTACCAGAATGTTCTTGATTCGTTAGGACAAACAAATCATCTGGGTCATCAACCTCATCTGAACCTCGAGGTGCAATGTTATCAAGGCCAAATTCTAGTTGTACAAATAAGTCACCTTGCAAACCATCTTCTTGAAAGACATCTATAGTTGTTTGAGGTGCATCACTGTAATCATCCATTGAGGGAGTTGGTACACTACCTAGAGGTGCCACCTTGTAGGCAACCCACCATGCATTAAGAGTTTCATCAGAAGTGCATGCATATGGAACATAATAAACTTGGGTTACTTGGTTAGCAAGAACAAAAGGCTCATTGGTAGGATTGGATGATGCATGTGCTACCTCGACTAATCCAAATCTGTTCAAGTGTCTCACTCCATTAGTTGGGTGGAACCAATGGCACTCAAACAACACAAGAGCAAACTCATTATCACCATCAAATTTGAGCTCTATAATGTCCTTGATAAAACCATAATACTCAAGCTCATCATTAGTAATATCGTCAACTCCCATAGCAAGTACCCCAGTATTAATAGTAGCAAGCTTCCCCCTAGATTTTTCATACTTCTCAA from Oryza brachyantha chromosome 12, ObraRS2, whole genome shotgun sequence encodes:
- the LOC102718053 gene encoding AAA-ATPase At3g28610-like; translated protein: MYIATEANRKQAHDRKSAYMALSVEKWVGFGSAMAGVGLLWSRMPEHFHEEARYIISSLVPMAMSYFNPYEQVIVPEYGDERFRRNKLFDAVSTYMSSVRLEGASRLKAELSYSSKDDPVISLDENQEVADSFDGARVWWRLCPKASKNRGSTIITLHGRDADEEPRCYRLVFHKRHRQLVLSKYLPSIIQQWRVLIAENKKRQLFTNHIVNGRPTWSNVPYNPSATFDHLAMDHAKKVEIINDLTAFKMGQDYYSKVGKAWKRGYLLYGPPGTGKSTMIGAMADFLDYDVYDLDLTSINGNADLRKLFLETTDKSIIVIEDIDAIDVELSTKRKEGKAANGGEGNDNHVLIKVCDKEIGKSKVTLSGLLNIMDGLWSACGSERIFVFTTNHVDQLDPALIRSGRMDKLIELSYCRSEAFKMLAKTYLEIDDHSLFGEIGRLLDETNTTPAEVADSLMLRRESNDEIGRVLDEIGGAPADVADNLMLRWKRKRAADECLESLRETLKKAKMESATPPI
- the LOC107305368 gene encoding uncharacterized protein LOC107305368, encoding MYYARINAIIDHCRKVEKQKKISDKAAGHCYLLRNEYIAQKPKWCTQEAWAVLVDEWCDPSWIKKSEKSHANRTSSKYKPHKGGSNSIATIRQKMSMREGRDISKIEAWVYTHRGADPNNPDELNTEEATECLKDYRTNVARLRGKEYNWKNNPVDPQALYNCSARKGHGRWATFNGLINDKEAIDEVRVGRASSVVRKRLCQEQDENEKRRQSEKIRRTEDHAKSVLSWGLGLYDHCNGMHKLLVTLATNQGVPANEIPPPFPPPPSPPGSPNESPILHDHNMIALVELENQESAFNVVAKGMFGGYLSAMCNEAESSSPNLDDEIDPF